In Lolium rigidum isolate FL_2022 chromosome 3, APGP_CSIRO_Lrig_0.1, whole genome shotgun sequence, the genomic window ATTTCTGTCTGTGGCTTGTCAGTCGTACGTCCAAGGGACGAGCCTTTCAGATCAAATCTCCTATGGATAAAGTGATCCGAACAGAACAGATTTCCCATTATGACAAAACGAACCTGGGTAGTACATCAAAGAGATGATCAGGCATAAATTACAAGATTAGCAagaatatatataaataaattAACTGTAGCATGAAAACCAAATATTCTTTTAAGCCCTGACCTTCTTTTGGTTAGCTCCAGCTAACTTGACACAATGAAGACCAAAAAATTTGGTGACCAGAGTGTTCTCGAATGACCGGACATGATTGTAGTAAGCTCGAAGCATCTTCAGAAATATCTACATGATAAAAGAGTGCTCCATACGTTCTGTATAAAACCATTGGTTGTATTTGAAGTTCAGAAAGCATTTAGAGAGGTATAATCAGAAGGCACAAACCTTTACTTCAGCTTTCTTCATAGTCTTTATCATGTATTGATCATTGCTTGTGAGATAAAAGAAGCTTCCACTCTTGCCAGGGGATGAGAGCTCCCGGAGAGCCTGGTCGCCACAAAGGGATAACATATAATCTGCTGCATCAACCTTGAATAACTTGCGCAATGTCCTGTGATACAGTTTACGAAAAATTGCATGTGAACTTGCTACTGACCATAGATAAACCATGATGAAGGCATAATACAAAAATTAGACATTGGAGTGATGACCAACCGGAATACTTGCGGGCAGTAATCTTTCCATTTGAAATCGCAAGAACTGTGAGGAGGAGTGTACTTTGAGCCTTCTGGAGGGAACCTTGTCCATACTTTCTCCTTTGGGTCGAAAGCTGATGACCTGAGATCAAGCGTAATAGGGCCTTGTTTTCCTACAGCGTGTCTGTTCCCCAGACAGGATGATAAGCACATGAACAAATTTATTTTCAAATGTTAGAAAGACATGATGTTCAGCTACATTGTCTCAAGTTATCCACAACACACGGCGGAATCACTTGTACTATTATGACCCACTACCGTTAGTTGAGAATGAAATGCAGTATAACATGATTTTCCATGGGTGAGCTGTCCTGCTGAAAATCATGTGGATGAGATTAAATTAATCCGGAAGCTTCGACACGCCGACCACCTCAAACTTTGATCCATGCACATCCCAAGCTTTGTTTTTTGGTCGAATGCCAAAATGGTGCAATTTGAATGTAATGGCAGATCATAAAAATCCTCTGTCTAGCCATCAAATTAGACAGCACTCTGGTTCATATTCACCAGTTACAAGAACATGCATTAGGCTCACCCAGCTGCATTTTTGCACATTGTTCCTTTTTTTAATTGCTAATGGAATGGCTGCCTCCTTTCGAAAACAATCAAATATGAATATGCATTAGGTGGACAAACGGAAGTCTCATGCTTTCTATGCATGCAAACAGTTtctagaggaggagggggaaataGAGCCATATGCCATTGAACGTTCAAATTCTTGAGAACTTTCAGACAACCGTGGGACCAGGATGATCCGATCGGCGGTCATAAACGTGAGATGCCCAAAGCTAAACGCAAATTTCTAAGTGTTTCAATGTCAAATGCACAAATTAGAAAAACAATGTCGAAACTCACACATTTTCACGGATGATGCATTGAGAGATTCAATGAGGAACCGTGGAGGGCAGGCAGGTGGGGGTACCTGATGCCGAGTTGGAGGTTGAGCATAAGCTCATAGTTCTTGTGGCCCTTGGCGATGGTCTCGCCctgccgccgcgccgcgcgcgaCCTGCCGCCGGCGTGCGGCCCCGTcgccggccacggcggcggcagGCCCCTGCCCTCGCCGGCGTCCTCCACCCTCACCGTCGTGGCGCGCCTCCCCGTCCTCGTCTTTCCGTTTCCCCGCCGCCGACCTAGCACCGTCACGTCCGGCTCCGCCTCGtcccctccgcgtcctcctccacaaTGCCGCACGTGGTGCCCCCATCCAGAGGAGCCCCCTACCCCCTGCAATCACGGATCCTTTCAAACTTTCCTTGTCTCTCTCCTCCCACCCGGAAGTTTTGCTCGGTCTGGACGCCGAGCTCGCGCGCCCGTACGTTCGCTGCCCTGCCATTCCACTTCGAGCCCAGTTGTGCTCTCCCGGGTTCGTCTCGCCACGTGCTATCAGCACCGACGCACGTCGCCTTTTCACAATTCTTTCACTCAAGTTGTAAAGGTAAACACTCCCTATCCAACCAGGCGtttgctccggtacaacccccTCCCCCAAACTCTCCCAAACTCAGTTTGGGCTTAAACGGGCTCAAATACAAGGACGGCTGAGATCATTCGATACCCCTTCGATATTAGTACAAAATTGATATATTTATTCCTATACAAAATCCATACGGCCCAATTCAATTATACCATATACGAGTAAGATCCTGTTAAAAAAAATCGAGTAAGACAGCGATGTGGCCTGGCGCAGACTTTGGTGGATGATGGCAGTCGGCGGCGTGACAAGCCACAGGGAATAACAAGCTGGCCGGCCGGCACGATCAAACATGACCGCAGCAGGACGTTGCAGATCGGTGTGCCGCCGGACTGTCCGGCTGAGCAAGGGCCTCCGTCTGGTGCCGGACACCTCCACGATGATGTGGTTGGAAGTGAGCTCCACGAGCGTGTGCCCGTAGCCCCGGCCGTGGCGTAGACCAACGCCTGCTCGTGATTGAAAAACCTGCTGCTCTTCGACAACCGCCTCTCCGGTGAGCTCGCGCGCCGCTTGGCGGGCTGCAGCTGCTCAAGTCCCTTCGCGTCGGCGGCTGCCGCGACCTCTCGGTCCCCATCAAGACTCCTTCTCCAAACTCTCGAGCCTTGTTGAGATCAGTCTCGCCGACACCAAGACGCTACCTGTATACACGGCCACGCTCTCGGGGCCCATGCCACCGGAGCTGGCCCGGTGCGCCACATGTTTTCTCCGCCGTCGGGGCGTGTTCAGCCTGCGGGTGCTGTTCGCGTGGCTGAACCATCTCGAAGGCGCCATGATCCATGTGCCGTTAATTTGGACCACTAATGCTAACGGTGCTACTCCATTGATTGATCGCGGTTCCTGCCGGAGCTTTCCATCCCGCCATCCCAACCAAGCTCACGTCAATGTAGAGCCTTTAGGCGTTCGACCTCTCGCGTCCACCATCCATCCACCAATGTGTATACCCATACGTGGTATATACCGGGGTTTTGAAATGGGGCTCAGTCAGGCTAAATATCCAGGGGGGTTGTATTGGAGCAAGCCTCATCCAACCAACGTCGTCGACTCCTTGCATTGCATCACACGGCCGGCAGCTGCACTGCACGTCGAGCAATCGCGCCGCCCAGAGCATTTCcggccagccgtctccccgacgatgcTCCAGAACGTTTTTTTATTAtttggatggacgaaaacggttaGTCGTGCCTCTGGATCCTCGTTTTCGTTCCAATTTGGactttcatccatccggggagCCCAAGGCATACCCGGCCCACCGGGGAGcgttcggggactccggacgaaacgaaaacgcgggaaacgtcgagaaaacttTCCGCGCGGCTAGTGGCCCCAACTTATCGGCGAGAgagaccgatcgtcgtcctcatcgcatcgtcttccgcgcgctgtaaaagcctgccgccggccaGTCTTCGCCGgatgcgtagcttccacgcgacgagttaatgccgtcgcctcggtttcaTGCGTGTcaacctctatttatcgccgaactaccacTTCTGGTCGCATTCACCACGCTCCATGTTCTCAATCTTCCCCAACCACGAGCGACAACGGCGATCACAATGGAGAACGGCGACGCTTCCAACAATGGCTTCGGCCGccactctctccaccaatgggaggggcggctcctccacatggcgggctacccggcgccgccatACTTTCGCGCCGGCAGGATGGCGACTCAGCGCAGGCGGCGTCCCGATCTCGCCGCCGCCggttggtcgcgccgccctggaggcggagatcgacgcggtgctcgtcactctcagtgacgagcatcGCGCGGAGGAGCGGTTCTGGCcggacaactacacggcgtggacgAAGTTCTTTCGGCGCAGGTACGAGCGCGACCTCGCCGCttacgacggccctcctcctgCTCCCGCCAGGAACAACgccaccggccgccgccggcggtggagcgcgcctggccgcaccctcgcgaatgtgctcgcgcacatcgagggtggtGTAAcaacccaaatttcaaaacaaagagaaaatgaatttcctttttccaaaaatgagaaccaacaaaaacttttcttacttagagtgctatgcatagtgctcatacctattacttgtgtttttgccatgatgagtgttattatgcttatgtgataaaccctaaaaccctaaagtgatcaagtgaagatcacaaaccaaataaaataaaagagaaagaaatcaaataagaaaaaccctaaaccctaaccctctcaAAAAtactttggatctattttgagaaaccaaaat contains:
- the LOC124697574 gene encoding phosphatidylinositol 4-phosphate 5-kinase 4-like, whose protein sequence is MSSAPAPGGAFDRYVQRGGGAPPAAAAASGNTGVGGSSGWGHHVRHCGGGRGGDEAEPDVTVLGRRRGNGKTRTGRRATTVRVEDAGEGRGLPPPWPATGPHAGGRSRAARRQGETIAKGHKNYELMLNLQLGIRHAVGKQGPITLDLRSSAFDPKEKVWTRFPPEGSKYTPPHSSCDFKWKDYCPQVFRTLRKLFKVDAADYMLSLCGDQALRELSSPGKSGSFFYLTSNDQYMIKTMKKAEVKIFLKMLRAYYNHVRSFENTLVTKFFGLHCVKLAGANQKKVRFVIMGNLFCSDHFIHRRFDLKGSSLGRTTDKPQTEIDEYTILKDLDLNFIFRLQKHWYQEFQSRQVDKDCDFLEQENIMDYSLLVGVHFRDKRVIMTEGSFDSDSSRGSSPHLSSHLSRGDTDPNRMCTIRLGSNMPTKAELTVRRTDCEPQLIGEPTGEFYDVILYFGIIDILQDYDISKKLEHAYKSFQYDPTSISAVDPKQYSRRFKDFVYKAFQEDNI